In Nocardia asteroides, a single genomic region encodes these proteins:
- a CDS encoding acyl-CoA dehydrogenase family protein translates to MSAEELGAFRERVRQWCLREIPADWRQAQTGAGGAEFVAFQQDWFQRLRRAGFAVPHWPAEYGGGMPVEQQIVLYQELAAHDAPRLVLAFVSVHHAAATLLGAGTPEQRRKHLPAILDGEIWVQGFSEPGAGSDLAALRTAARREGEEFVVTGQKVWASGAQYADWCLLLARTDPEAPKRRGISYFLLDMRSRGIEVRPIRQATGDAHFCEIFLDEVRIPAENLIGAENKGWQVAQQTLGAERGLTMLELAERLGHAGFRWLVDQARAHDDPVVDDRLAALEIELTGLRALCRDLVERHEAGTAGPADASVVKLFYSELLQRMTDFGAELGGVGAHTVLRKPMSGGWESGAWVLDFVGSWEWTIPGGTSEIQRTIIGERGLGLPREPVVP, encoded by the coding sequence GTGAGCGCGGAGGAGCTCGGGGCGTTCCGGGAGCGGGTCAGGCAGTGGTGTCTGCGCGAGATCCCGGCTGATTGGCGGCAGGCGCAGACCGGGGCCGGCGGGGCGGAATTCGTCGCTTTCCAGCAGGACTGGTTCCAGCGGCTGCGCCGGGCCGGGTTCGCGGTTCCGCACTGGCCCGCAGAGTACGGCGGCGGCATGCCGGTCGAGCAGCAGATCGTGCTCTACCAGGAGCTGGCCGCGCACGACGCGCCACGGCTCGTGCTCGCCTTCGTCTCGGTGCACCACGCCGCCGCTACCCTGCTCGGCGCGGGCACCCCGGAGCAGCGGCGGAAACACCTGCCCGCGATCCTGGACGGCGAGATCTGGGTGCAGGGCTTCTCCGAGCCCGGCGCGGGCTCGGACCTCGCGGCTCTGCGCACGGCCGCGCGCCGCGAGGGCGAGGAGTTCGTCGTCACCGGGCAGAAGGTGTGGGCCAGCGGCGCGCAGTACGCCGACTGGTGCCTGCTCCTTGCCCGCACCGACCCGGAAGCGCCCAAGCGGCGCGGCATCTCGTACTTCCTGCTCGACATGCGCAGCCGGGGAATCGAGGTGCGGCCCATCCGGCAGGCCACCGGCGACGCGCACTTCTGTGAGATCTTCCTGGACGAGGTGCGCATCCCGGCCGAGAACCTGATCGGCGCCGAGAACAAGGGCTGGCAGGTCGCGCAGCAGACGCTCGGCGCCGAGCGCGGGCTGACCATGCTCGAGCTCGCCGAGCGGCTCGGCCACGCCGGATTCCGCTGGCTGGTCGACCAGGCGCGGGCGCACGACGATCCGGTGGTCGACGATCGGCTCGCCGCGCTGGAGATCGAGCTCACCGGGTTGCGGGCGCTCTGCCGCGACCTGGTCGAGCGGCACGAAGCCGGGACGGCCGGCCCCGCCGACGCCTCCGTGGTGAAACTCTTCTACAGCGAACTGTTGCAGCGGATGACCGATTTCGGGGCCGAGCTCGGCGGGGTCGGCGCGCACACGGTGCTGCGCAAGCCGATGTCCGGCGGGTGGGAGTCCGGGGCGTGGGTGCTGGACTTCGTCGGGTCCTGGGAGTGGACCATTCCCGGCGGGACCAGCGAGATCCAGCGCACCATCATCGGGGAGCGCGGGCTCGGGTTGCCGCGGGAACCGGTGGTGCCGTGA
- a CDS encoding acyl-CoA dehydrogenase family protein, giving the protein MSAFAEFHDELRSVARELLGKVGDGPVPWEVVSQAGWPGLAVPEEFDGAGAGVAEVAVLLTEVGRAAARTALPSVLALSVPALLAVGGDALRDEVLRAVVQGRRVPVVVLGSDPPAPGSASGRPEFAGVRLEDAGSGGGGAARRPEAPLSGPEAALSGPEAAFRLEGGRVTGAAHLVLDAPTAELLLIPARDADGDMVLAAVDPDAVTCTPVPLVDATRTVGSITADGAEPRAVWRFETPIALGARAALATACDALGIAQAMLDATVAYVRVREQFGRPVGSFQAVKHACADMLVRVTVAGHLVAEAVRALESSAPGAEISAGMAKSYATEAAVAVAGSAMQLHGGYGYTWESGIHTYLKRATLDRALYGTPAAHRRTLAARYRG; this is encoded by the coding sequence GTGAGCGCGTTCGCGGAGTTCCACGACGAGTTGCGCTCCGTTGCCAGGGAGCTGCTCGGCAAGGTGGGGGACGGGCCGGTGCCCTGGGAGGTTGTTTCGCAGGCCGGATGGCCGGGGCTGGCGGTGCCGGAGGAGTTCGACGGGGCCGGGGCGGGGGTCGCCGAGGTGGCGGTGCTCCTGACCGAAGTCGGTCGGGCTGCCGCGCGGACCGCGCTGCCCTCGGTGCTCGCGCTGAGCGTGCCCGCGCTGCTCGCCGTCGGCGGTGACGCGCTGCGGGACGAGGTGTTGCGCGCGGTGGTGCAGGGGCGGCGGGTGCCGGTCGTTGTGCTCGGGAGCGATCCGCCGGCGCCGGGATCGGCGTCCGGCCGTCCGGAGTTTGCGGGGGTCCGGCTCGAGGACGCCGGGTCCGGTGGCGGAGGGGCAGCCCGGCGGCCGGAGGCTCCGCTGTCCGGCCCCGAGGCGGCGCTGTCCGGCCCCGAGGCGGCCTTCCGGCTGGAGGGCGGGCGCGTGACCGGTGCCGCGCACCTCGTGCTGGACGCGCCGACGGCGGAGCTGCTGCTGATCCCGGCTCGTGATGCCGATGGCGACATGGTTCTCGCCGCCGTCGATCCCGATGCCGTGACCTGCACTCCGGTACCACTGGTGGACGCTACCCGGACGGTCGGCTCCATCACCGCGGACGGCGCGGAACCCCGCGCCGTGTGGCGGTTCGAGACGCCGATCGCGCTGGGCGCGCGAGCCGCGCTGGCGACGGCGTGCGATGCGCTCGGCATCGCCCAGGCCATGTTGGACGCGACCGTCGCCTACGTGCGGGTGCGGGAGCAGTTCGGCCGCCCGGTCGGCTCGTTCCAGGCGGTCAAGCACGCCTGCGCCGACATGCTGGTCCGGGTGACCGTCGCCGGGCACCTCGTCGCCGAGGCGGTACGGGCGCTGGAGAGTTCCGCACCCGGTGCGGAGATCTCCGCCGGCATGGCCAAGTCCTACGCCACCGAGGCGGCGGTCGCGGTCGCGGGCAGCGCGATGCAGCTGCACGGCGGCTACGGCTACACGTGGGAGAGCGGCATCCACACCTACCTCAAGCGCGCCACCCTCGATCGCGCGCTCTACGGCACCCCCGCCGCCCACCGCCGCACCCTCGCCGCCCGCTACCGCGGCTGA
- a CDS encoding acyl-CoA dehydrogenase family protein: protein MRIELCDEAREFGAQALRALKAAGGDELVQRAEAEPGLRHGLIAPVLERLGAWELAPYRDPVELEAAAALCRSAGYWATPYPVAERLARPDDLEVDALVVVAGPESAAPLAGLELRVAAAGLTGSRGLVRALPGTGTARETAFVVPIEVVPIDAAGDPALALTLPGWTLLGMLDRAVELAREHVLLRQQFGKPLAEFQSVQFQLTDAEVERRGVEMLARYALWSIQAGRPEAVADALALRLAALEAAETVFRVAHQLHGALGFCDEATLSWLSRHSLPLRRLPLGIAGTEEALAARIGTAGLAGLFSDPRGV from the coding sequence ATGCGGATCGAATTGTGCGATGAGGCACGGGAATTCGGGGCGCAGGCGCTGCGGGCCCTGAAGGCCGCCGGCGGGGACGAGCTGGTCCAGCGGGCGGAGGCGGAACCGGGGCTGCGGCACGGGCTGATCGCGCCGGTGCTGGAGCGGCTCGGTGCCTGGGAGCTGGCGCCGTATCGGGATCCGGTCGAGCTGGAGGCGGCGGCGGCGCTGTGCCGCAGCGCCGGGTACTGGGCGACGCCGTATCCGGTGGCCGAGCGGCTCGCCCGCCCGGACGATCTCGAGGTGGACGCACTGGTCGTCGTGGCGGGCCCGGAATCGGCCGCGCCGCTCGCCGGGCTCGAGCTGCGGGTGGCAGCGGCCGGGTTGACCGGTTCGCGCGGGCTGGTGCGGGCACTGCCAGGCACCGGGACCGCGCGGGAGACCGCGTTCGTCGTGCCGATCGAGGTCGTGCCGATCGATGCCGCCGGTGACCCGGCGCTCGCCCTGACCCTGCCCGGCTGGACGCTGCTCGGCATGCTCGACCGCGCCGTCGAACTCGCCCGCGAGCACGTGCTGCTCCGCCAGCAGTTCGGCAAGCCGCTGGCCGAGTTCCAGTCGGTGCAGTTCCAGCTCACCGACGCCGAGGTGGAGCGCAGGGGCGTCGAGATGCTGGCCCGCTACGCGCTCTGGAGCATCCAGGCGGGCCGCCCCGAGGCCGTCGCCGACGCGCTGGCGCTGCGGCTGGCCGCGCTCGAGGCCGCGGAGACCGTTTTCCGGGTGGCGCACCAGCTGCACGGCGCGCTCGGCTTCTGCGACGAGGCCACGCTCTCCTGGCTCTCCCGGCACAGCCTCCCGCTGCGCCGCCTTCCGCTCGGCATCGCCGGGACCGAGGAGGCGCTCGCCGCCCGCATCGGCACCGCCGGGCTGGCCGGGCTCTTCTCCGACCCGCGAGGGGTGTGA
- a CDS encoding enoyl-CoA hydratase/isomerase family protein produces MQLPPGLTITADGPVRIVLIDRPGELNAVNADLHRALAEVWRHLAADTEARAVVLTGAGRAFSAGGDLNWITSFLDDPVARDESIREGAQIIEELLRFPLPVIAAVNGGAVGLGASIAVLCDVVLMSEKAYLADPHVAVGLVAGDGGAAFWPLLTPILRTREFLYTGDRIDAATAVQVGLASRVVAPEALLDEALALARRLAAQPVEALRGTKRVVNMYLSQALGGPMQAGFAAEVVSMQSAEHRDRLLALRDRAR; encoded by the coding sequence GTGCAGTTGCCCCCCGGGCTCACCATCACCGCCGACGGGCCGGTGCGCATCGTGCTCATCGACCGGCCGGGCGAACTCAACGCGGTGAACGCCGACCTGCACCGCGCGCTCGCCGAGGTCTGGCGCCATCTCGCCGCCGACACCGAGGCAAGGGCGGTTGTGCTGACCGGTGCCGGTCGCGCCTTCAGTGCCGGTGGCGACCTGAACTGGATCACCTCGTTCCTGGACGACCCGGTCGCGCGGGACGAGAGTATTCGCGAGGGCGCGCAGATCATCGAGGAGCTGCTGCGTTTTCCGCTGCCGGTGATCGCGGCGGTGAACGGCGGCGCGGTCGGGCTCGGCGCGAGCATCGCGGTGCTCTGCGACGTGGTGCTCATGTCGGAGAAGGCGTATCTCGCCGATCCGCACGTGGCGGTCGGGCTGGTCGCCGGGGACGGGGGCGCCGCGTTCTGGCCCCTGCTCACGCCGATTCTGCGGACCAGGGAGTTCCTGTACACGGGGGATCGGATCGATGCGGCCACCGCCGTGCAGGTGGGGCTGGCGAGCCGGGTGGTGGCGCCGGAGGCGCTGCTCGACGAGGCGCTGGCGCTGGCGCGGCGGTTGGCGGCGCAGCCGGTGGAGGCGTTGCGGGGGACCAAGCGGGTGGTGAACATGTACCTGTCGCAGGCGCTGGGCGGGCCGATGCAGGCGGGGTTCGCGGCGGAGGTCGTCTCCATGCAGAGCGCGGAGCACCGGGATCGGTTGCTGGCGTTGCGGGATCGCGCGCGGTGA
- a CDS encoding FAS1-like dehydratase domain-containing protein, with protein MSTGNSATPRKTAGTGARKAATAAASKAAPASKAAPARKAAAARGNSAPGKGAGTSPGGVELDLSDVDHRVGKPVGGGQLWDPCSTSDIRRWVMAMDYPNPLHWDHEFARESRYGGLIAPQSIAVGLDYGHGAQPACVGHIPGSHLIFGGEEWWFYGAPVRPGDTLFQDRRFHDYKVAETKFAGPTMFSRGDTTHRNQHGVLVARERSTAIRYLAEEANKRGMYENQLGEVKRWTAAELTEVEQLRHEWILSNRLGVSPHFDEVKVGDKLPRRVIGPHSIATFTTEYRAFLFNIWGTFGWVAPPGIKDPWINQDPGWTEGFEFDEEGAKIDPRKRDGLYVGPSRGHIDGDKAGEVGMARAYGYGATMGAWCTDYLAYWAGNDGLVRHTKADFRLPAFEGDVTYFDAEIVDKITDSAWGVPLVQVKLKLTDQNFGTLVSCLAEIELPH; from the coding sequence GTGAGTACAGGTAATTCCGCAACGCCGCGGAAGACGGCGGGGACCGGCGCGCGCAAGGCCGCGACCGCCGCCGCGAGCAAGGCCGCACCCGCGAGCAAGGCCGCGCCCGCGCGCAAAGCCGCCGCCGCGCGCGGGAACTCGGCGCCGGGTAAGGGCGCGGGCACCTCGCCGGGCGGCGTCGAGCTCGACCTCTCCGATGTCGACCACCGGGTGGGCAAACCCGTCGGCGGCGGCCAGCTGTGGGACCCGTGCAGCACCTCGGACATCCGCCGCTGGGTGATGGCGATGGACTACCCGAACCCGCTGCACTGGGATCACGAGTTCGCCCGCGAATCCCGCTACGGCGGGCTGATCGCCCCGCAATCCATCGCGGTCGGGCTGGATTACGGCCACGGCGCGCAGCCCGCCTGCGTCGGCCACATCCCCGGCTCGCACCTGATCTTCGGCGGCGAGGAGTGGTGGTTTTACGGCGCCCCGGTGCGCCCGGGCGACACCCTGTTCCAGGACCGCCGCTTCCACGACTACAAGGTGGCCGAGACCAAGTTCGCCGGGCCGACGATGTTCTCCCGCGGCGACACCACGCACCGCAACCAGCACGGCGTGCTGGTCGCCCGCGAACGCTCCACCGCCATCCGCTACCTCGCCGAGGAGGCGAACAAGCGCGGCATGTACGAGAACCAGCTCGGCGAGGTGAAGCGCTGGACCGCCGCCGAGCTCACCGAGGTGGAGCAGCTGCGGCACGAGTGGATCCTCTCCAACCGGCTCGGCGTCTCGCCGCACTTCGACGAGGTGAAGGTCGGCGACAAGCTGCCGCGCCGGGTGATCGGCCCGCACAGCATCGCCACCTTCACCACCGAGTACCGCGCCTTCCTCTTCAATATCTGGGGCACCTTCGGCTGGGTCGCGCCGCCCGGGATCAAGGATCCGTGGATCAACCAGGACCCGGGCTGGACCGAGGGGTTCGAGTTCGACGAGGAGGGCGCCAAGATCGACCCGCGCAAGCGCGACGGCCTCTACGTCGGCCCGTCGCGCGGGCACATCGACGGCGACAAGGCGGGCGAGGTCGGCATGGCGCGGGCCTACGGCTACGGCGCCACCATGGGCGCCTGGTGCACCGACTACCTCGCCTACTGGGCGGGCAACGACGGCCTGGTCCGGCACACCAAGGCCGATTTCCGGCTGCCCGCCTTCGAGGGCGACGTCACCTACTTCGACGCCGAGATCGTGGACAAGATCACGGATTCGGCGTGGGGCGTGCCACTGGTGCAGGTGAAGCTGAAGCTCACCGACCAGAACTTCGGCACCCTGGTCAGCTGCCTCGCCGAGATCGAACTCCCGCACTGA
- a CDS encoding class I adenylate-forming enzyme family protein has translation MTTRSPAIAAGPPLADEPGLGPLTLPGFLREVTARYGDREALRVPGGVSWTYRELHDRAVEVARALRAAGVGKDSRVGVLMTNRPEWLAAVFGTSLAGGVAVALSTFSTPAELDHLLRVSGVSVLLFERHVARADFTAVLTELEPALTGTAPGELRSTAYPFLRHLAVVGEPTGGTIEGWDTFLARGGSEPAELVEAAADSVRPSDTAVLFFSSGTTSKPKGIRSAHRGVAVQMWRFGQMFGFTPDDTVRCWTANGFFWSGNFGQALGATLAVGGTLVLQRLFDAAEAVALIESERVTFPVAWPHQWAQLAGAPNWAETDLSSLTFVDKHTPAAAHPTVTTEWTECGHAYGNTETFTITTCYPACTPDEVHAGSSGVPLPGVTVKITDPLSGAVLARGESGEICVKGPTLMLGYVGTPLDETLDADGYFHTGDGGYLDDIDRLYWEGRLTDIIKTGGANVSPLEVDEELARFPGVKVGRTVGVPHETLGEVVVACVVPQEGAAVDGDALRGFLRERLASYKVPRHVLLFAEGEFTLTGSAKIKSSELRELAAKRLG, from the coding sequence ATGACCACCCGCTCCCCCGCCATCGCCGCGGGACCACCCCTTGCCGACGAACCCGGGCTCGGCCCGCTCACCCTGCCCGGCTTCCTGCGCGAGGTCACCGCGCGCTACGGCGACCGGGAGGCGCTGCGCGTCCCCGGCGGCGTGAGTTGGACGTACCGCGAGCTGCACGACCGGGCGGTCGAGGTCGCCCGTGCGCTCCGGGCCGCCGGCGTCGGCAAGGACTCCCGCGTCGGCGTGCTCATGACCAATCGGCCGGAGTGGCTGGCCGCCGTCTTCGGCACCTCGCTGGCAGGCGGGGTCGCGGTGGCGCTGAGCACCTTCTCCACCCCGGCCGAGCTGGACCACCTGCTCCGGGTCTCCGGGGTCTCGGTGCTGCTGTTCGAACGGCACGTGGCGCGGGCCGATTTCACCGCGGTGCTCACCGAGCTCGAACCGGCGCTGACCGGGACGGCCCCCGGTGAACTGCGCTCGACGGCGTACCCGTTCCTGCGGCACCTGGCCGTGGTCGGCGAGCCGACCGGCGGCACGATCGAGGGCTGGGACACTTTCCTGGCCCGCGGCGGGAGCGAACCGGCCGAGCTGGTCGAGGCCGCCGCGGACTCGGTCCGGCCGAGCGACACCGCCGTGCTCTTCTTCTCCTCGGGGACGACGAGCAAGCCCAAGGGAATTCGCAGCGCGCACCGCGGGGTGGCGGTGCAGATGTGGCGCTTCGGGCAGATGTTCGGCTTCACCCCGGACGACACCGTGCGCTGCTGGACCGCCAACGGCTTCTTCTGGTCGGGCAACTTCGGCCAGGCGCTCGGCGCCACGCTCGCCGTCGGCGGCACCCTGGTGCTGCAGCGGCTCTTCGACGCCGCCGAGGCGGTGGCGCTGATCGAGTCGGAGCGGGTCACCTTCCCGGTGGCCTGGCCGCACCAGTGGGCCCAGCTCGCCGGTGCGCCCAACTGGGCGGAGACCGACCTGAGCAGCTTGACCTTCGTGGACAAGCACACGCCCGCAGCGGCGCACCCGACGGTGACCACCGAGTGGACCGAGTGCGGCCACGCCTACGGCAACACCGAGACCTTCACCATCACCACCTGCTACCCCGCCTGCACGCCGGACGAGGTGCACGCGGGCAGCAGCGGGGTGCCGCTGCCGGGGGTGACGGTGAAGATCACCGACCCGCTCAGCGGCGCGGTGCTCGCGCGCGGCGAGAGCGGCGAGATCTGCGTCAAGGGGCCGACGCTCATGCTCGGCTACGTCGGCACACCGCTGGACGAGACGCTCGACGCCGACGGGTACTTCCACACCGGCGACGGCGGCTACCTGGACGACATCGACCGGCTGTACTGGGAGGGGCGGCTGACCGACATCATCAAGACCGGCGGGGCCAATGTCTCGCCGCTCGAGGTGGACGAGGAGCTGGCGCGGTTCCCCGGGGTGAAGGTGGGGCGCACGGTCGGGGTGCCGCACGAGACGCTCGGCGAGGTCGTGGTGGCGTGCGTGGTGCCGCAGGAGGGAGCCGCCGTCGACGGGGACGCGCTGCGCGGGTTCCTGCGGGAGCGGCTGGCCAGTTACAAGGTGCCGCGGCACGTGCTGCTCTTCGCGGAGGGGGAGTTCACGCTCACCGGGAGCGCGAAGATCAAATCGTCCGAGCTGCGGGAGCTGGCCGCGAAGCGGTTGGGCTGA
- a CDS encoding LysR family transcriptional regulator, which produces MELRALRYFVTVAEELHFGRAAERLHIAQPAVSQQIARLERELGVRLLDRSPRRVRLTGAGQRVLAAARTALAAAEEVRVAAGAHAVTLRIGIAPGLGARLERGIDALRAAGEPFDVVLVDLPLTARLRALRRGELDLALARGEVSAPGFTVLPTWTEPLLAVVSREHAAAGLAAVSFEDLAGGVLRMPAREHDRQLHDAVASAVRESGVRPRLGRPAGAARDAVIEIGADPESWTVLPADQVAELGSRRIAAIPLTPAVTISGSVVVPDAGPGHAALCAAPAFAGALAAPPPRLR; this is translated from the coding sequence ATGGAACTGCGGGCGCTCCGGTACTTCGTGACGGTCGCCGAGGAGCTGCACTTCGGCCGGGCCGCCGAGCGGCTGCACATCGCGCAGCCCGCGGTGAGCCAGCAGATCGCCCGGCTGGAGCGGGAACTCGGGGTGCGGCTGCTGGACCGCTCGCCGCGCCGGGTCCGGCTCACCGGTGCCGGGCAGCGGGTGCTGGCGGCGGCGCGCACCGCGCTGGCCGCTGCCGAGGAGGTCAGGGTGGCGGCGGGTGCGCACGCGGTGACGCTGCGGATCGGGATCGCGCCCGGGCTCGGGGCCAGGCTGGAGCGCGGGATCGACGCGCTGCGCGCGGCGGGCGAGCCGTTCGACGTGGTGCTGGTGGATCTGCCGCTCACCGCGCGGTTGCGGGCGCTGCGCCGCGGTGAGCTGGATCTGGCGCTCGCCCGCGGCGAGGTCTCGGCGCCCGGCTTCACCGTGCTGCCGACCTGGACCGAGCCGCTGCTCGCGGTCGTCTCCCGCGAGCATGCCGCGGCCGGGCTTGCCGCGGTCTCGTTCGAGGATCTGGCGGGCGGGGTGCTGCGCATGCCCGCCAGGGAGCACGATCGGCAGCTGCACGACGCGGTGGCGAGTGCGGTGCGCGAATCCGGGGTGCGGCCGCGGCTCGGGCGGCCCGCAGGTGCCGCGCGGGACGCGGTCATCGAGATCGGGGCGGATCCGGAGAGCTGGACGGTGCTCCCCGCCGACCAGGTCGCCGAGCTCGGCTCCCGGCGGATCGCCGCCATCCCGCTGACCCCCGCGGTCACCATCAGCGGCAGCGTCGTCGTGCCCGACGCGGGCCCGGGTCACGCCGCGCTCTGCGCCGCACCCGCCTTCGCCGGTGCGCTCGCCGCGCCACCACCTCGGCTCCGATAG
- a CDS encoding acyl-CoA dehydrogenase family protein → MDFTMGEAAASLRGELRRLIAAEVPDDFLGAFTDDPADLAVAQRFSGVLAERGLLCAAWPERFGGRGASVWEQTVVREEMWAQHEPRGAQYMGVNWVGPTVMRHGTEQQQRVHLPPIARGEVIWCQGFSEPDAGSDLASLRTAARPDGDGWLISGQKIWTSYATMAQWCFLLARTGSGERKQQGLTVFLLPMSAPGILVRPIRSMLGPHHLNEVFFDGVRATSADVLGRVGEGWSVVREVLAFERVGIARYARCERLLLTAPEVLGERWATLPAALPGRWARLLTRARRARLLAYQVLATQSTGTVDPADTAAYRIAVTRLDQESAALLAELAAHVPDEEGPRRRFRRAVDDHWRYANAATVASGSIEMQQILLARALLGGGRRNGEAA, encoded by the coding sequence ATGGACTTCACCATGGGCGAGGCCGCCGCGAGTCTGCGAGGCGAGCTCCGGCGGCTGATCGCCGCGGAGGTCCCGGACGACTTTCTCGGCGCCTTCACCGACGACCCGGCGGATCTCGCGGTCGCGCAGCGGTTCAGCGGGGTGCTCGCCGAGCGCGGGCTGCTCTGCGCCGCCTGGCCGGAGCGGTTCGGCGGCCGCGGCGCCTCGGTGTGGGAGCAGACCGTCGTCCGCGAGGAGATGTGGGCACAGCACGAACCGCGCGGCGCCCAGTACATGGGCGTCAACTGGGTCGGGCCGACCGTCATGCGGCACGGCACCGAGCAGCAGCAGCGCGTGCACCTGCCGCCGATCGCGCGCGGCGAGGTGATCTGGTGCCAGGGGTTCAGCGAGCCGGACGCCGGCTCCGACCTGGCCTCGCTGCGCACCGCGGCGCGGCCCGACGGCGACGGGTGGCTGATCTCCGGGCAGAAGATCTGGACCTCCTACGCGACGATGGCGCAGTGGTGCTTCCTGCTCGCCCGCACCGGGTCGGGGGAGCGGAAGCAGCAGGGGCTGACCGTGTTCCTGCTGCCGATGTCGGCGCCGGGCATCCTGGTGCGGCCGATCCGCTCCATGCTCGGGCCGCACCACCTGAACGAGGTGTTCTTCGACGGGGTGCGCGCCACCTCGGCCGACGTGCTCGGCCGGGTGGGCGAGGGCTGGTCGGTGGTGCGCGAGGTGCTCGCCTTCGAGCGGGTCGGGATCGCGCGCTACGCCCGCTGCGAGCGGTTGCTGCTGACCGCGCCCGAGGTGCTCGGCGAGCGCTGGGCCACGCTGCCCGCGGCGCTGCCCGGGCGCTGGGCGCGCCTGCTCACCAGGGCGCGGCGGGCGCGGTTGCTGGCCTATCAGGTGCTCGCCACGCAGAGCACCGGCACGGTGGACCCGGCCGACACCGCCGCCTACCGGATCGCGGTCACCCGGCTGGACCAGGAGAGTGCCGCACTGCTCGCCGAGCTGGCGGCGCACGTGCCGGACGAGGAGGGGCCGCGGCGGCGCTTCCGCCGCGCGGTCGACGATCACTGGCGGTACGCGAATGCCGCCACCGTAGCCTCGGGGAGTATCGAGATGCAGCAGATTCTGCTGGCGCGGGCATTGCTCGGCGGGGGTCGCCGGAACGGGGAGGCGGCGTGA
- a CDS encoding FadR/GntR family transcriptional regulator — MTSPRRGRVPQRRIAETVAAELRTRILAGDDTYRLPTQDQLVQDFGVSYPSIREALRILETEGLVTVRRGNVGGAEVHRPDATSAAYHLGLALQGARVTLGDLAAGLRMLEPTCAAECATRPDRAETVVPALTENVEKSAELLDDGVAFTHVAREFHDLIVAHTPNLTVRYVVSTLVTLWSAQEEAWAEVITRQGEYPSRDEANAVVRTHRRIAKEIEAGRAAEAERLYRTHLAASQAVVLERFDGGVVNASSAGARLAMQSVSRTRL, encoded by the coding sequence ATGACGAGCCCCCGCCGCGGCCGGGTGCCGCAGCGCCGGATCGCGGAGACCGTCGCCGCCGAGCTGCGCACCCGAATCCTGGCCGGGGACGACACCTACCGGCTCCCGACCCAGGACCAGCTGGTCCAGGACTTCGGGGTCAGCTACCCCTCGATCCGGGAGGCGCTGCGCATCCTGGAGACCGAGGGGCTGGTCACCGTCCGGCGCGGCAATGTCGGCGGCGCCGAGGTGCACCGGCCGGACGCGACGTCGGCCGCCTACCACCTCGGGCTCGCGCTGCAGGGCGCCCGCGTCACGCTCGGCGACCTGGCCGCGGGGCTGCGCATGCTGGAGCCCACCTGCGCCGCCGAGTGCGCCACCAGGCCGGATCGCGCCGAGACCGTCGTCCCCGCGCTCACCGAGAACGTCGAGAAATCCGCGGAGCTGCTGGACGACGGCGTCGCCTTCACGCACGTCGCGCGCGAGTTCCACGATCTGATCGTCGCGCACACGCCGAATCTCACCGTCCGCTACGTGGTGAGCACGCTGGTCACGCTGTGGTCGGCGCAGGAGGAGGCCTGGGCCGAGGTGATCACCAGGCAGGGCGAGTACCCCTCCCGCGACGAGGCGAACGCGGTGGTGCGCACGCACCGCCGGATCGCGAAGGAGATCGAGGCGGGCCGCGCCGCCGAGGCGGAGCGGCTCTACCGGACCCACCTCGCCGCCAGCCAGGCCGTCGTCCTCGAACGGTTCGACGGCGGCGTCGTGAACGCCTCCTCGGCGGGGGCGAGGCTCGCCATGCAGTCGGTGTCGCGCACCCGGCTGTAG